From the genome of Sphingobacterium sp. UGAL515B_05:
AGTGTTTAACAGTCAAAGATAAACCCTTGATTGCCGTACGAAATGCATGCGAAGCCGTTTTAAATATCATAATCTTATGCTATAACTAAAATTCGCCAAATTGCAGAAATGGCCATACAAAGAAAAGCCAGCGGCGTCAATACTTTCCAACATAAACTCATCAGTTGATCTGCACGCAACCGTGGTAATGTCCATCGGATCCACATTTGTATACCAACAATAAACAATGATTTGGCCAAGGTCCAAAATATTCCCCACACTAAGCCTGTGGTCCAATCGGCCAAACGTATTGCACCTATGTTGGGTAACGGTGTATTCCAAGCTCCTAAGAAGAGAACAACGCCCAACATGGATACCAAAAACATCATGGCATACTCCGCCAAAAAGATAAAGGCAAATTGTATCCCGCCATATTCCGTATGGAAGCCACCGACCAATTCAGATTCGGCTTCCGGAATATCAAAGGGAGCACGATTACACTCGGCAAGGGTTGCGATAAAGAATATGATGTAGGTGATAATCAAATGTGGAGCCTGAAAAATATTCCAGGCAAAGAGGCCCCCAATCTCATTGACTTCCCAAAGACCCAAGAATTTAATGCTTCCATTGGTTAGGATGCCCTGTCCAATAGCGATTTCATTCAAATTTAGGGTTTGGGTGAGCATAACGACCGTAATCAGTGAGAGGCCTACCGGAATTTCATAGGATACCATCTGTGCAATCGCACGCATGGAGCCTAATAGAGAATATTTATTGTTGGATCCCCAACCTGCCATTAAGATGCCCAAAGCATCAATGGAGATGATAGCCATAATGAAGAACAAGCCTGTATGTGTATCCGCGGGAATAAAGTCCTTTGCCCATGGGATAACAGCAAAACCTGTAAATACAGCAACGAAAATAACGATAGGTGCAAGCCTAAAGAGAATTTTATCGGCTGATGAAGGGGTGATTAATTCTTTTTGGAGCAGTTTGAGAATGTCGGCGATTGTTTGGAGACTACCATACTTTCCTGTTTCCATCGGACCGAGTCGATCCTGGACAAATCCCGCAATCTTTCGTTCAGCATATACTGCAAACAAGGTGAAAGCTGCTATAAAGGTGAAAATAGCAATGGGAACCAAGATATGTAGTATTGTTTCTAACAAGTCTTATTTATAATGATTTTTAATAAGAGACCAATGAATACGCAAACTTAACGAAAAACAGGGAATTTAGATAAGGAAAAATTAAAATATACTTAACAAGTAGATTATCGTGACAATAGCGTAACAACGAGTAATCATATCGTGTTCGAATGGGTGGCTTCGGACAGCTGTAAAGCCATCCCTGTTAGCTCAGATAAAAATAAAAAAGCACCCCGAAGGATGCTTTTTATGGATATAAATCGAAATCGAATTAACGATTTGAAAATTCAACGTAGTCGCGTTCTGTGTGGCCAACGTATACTTGTCTAGGACGACCGA
Proteins encoded in this window:
- the nuoH gene encoding NADH-quinone oxidoreductase subunit NuoH, which produces MLETILHILVPIAIFTFIAAFTLFAVYAERKIAGFVQDRLGPMETGKYGSLQTIADILKLLQKELITPSSADKILFRLAPIVIFVAVFTGFAVIPWAKDFIPADTHTGLFFIMAIISIDALGILMAGWGSNNKYSLLGSMRAIAQMVSYEIPVGLSLITVVMLTQTLNLNEIAIGQGILTNGSIKFLGLWEVNEIGGLFAWNIFQAPHLIITYIIFFIATLAECNRAPFDIPEAESELVGGFHTEYGGIQFAFIFLAEYAMMFLVSMLGVVLFLGAWNTPLPNIGAIRLADWTTGLVWGIFWTLAKSLFIVGIQMWIRWTLPRLRADQLMSLCWKVLTPLAFLCMAISAIWRILVIA